GCCGGTCTCGGGCTCGAGAGGTTACCTGAAGCACCGAGGACCGCGGCCCCCGTGCAGGAGATGGAGCCTTCGCCGGCGCTGCGGACCATCGGCAACATGAAGGACACCCTCTCCGGGCGCAAGATCGGCATACTGGTCACCGATGGCTCGGACGGTGCGGTGATCAAGTCCATCGGGAAGGCGGCCGTTGATGCCGGCGCGAGCGTGAAGATCGTCGCCCCCAAGGCGGGCGGCGTGAGGCTGGCCAACGGCCCGATGCTGGCGGTCGACGGACTACTGGCCGGTACGTCTTCCGTGCTGTTCGACGCCGTCGCGGTGATCCTCTCCGAAGAGGGAGCGAAGGACCTGTCGGGGGAGGGCGCCGCCATCGATTTCGTGCGGGATGCCTATGGCCACCTCAAGGCGATCGCCGTGGACCAGGGCGGACAGGCGCTCCTGAAGAGGGCGAACGTGGGAAGGGATAAGGGCATCGTGGATGCCAAGGACGTGGATGCGTTCATCGCCCAGGCGAAGATCCGCCAATGGGACCGGGAGAGGACGGTTAGAAAGTTGGCCTGACCGACGACGGGATCATAGGCCTGTTCCGGCCTATCAAATAATCAAAGTCGATTCTTACGTCGTCGGCTATTTTATGTAAAATAGTCCTTATGACCGACGATGAGGCTGACGCTCAAGGTTCTGGACGTGACGCTGGCGATATGTCAGCTGGAGCCCGGTTCCGAGGTCGAGGAGTGGAGCGACGGTACCGGCATCTTCTCGGTGATGCGCACCGATGACGAGGTGACGGTCGTGTGCAGCGAAGACCTGGTGCCGGATGGCGCTACGTGCAGCAAGGGCTGGAAGTGCATACGGCTGATCGGCCATTTTGATTTCACCGAGGTCGGCATACTATCACAGCTGGCGCTGCCATTGGCCGGAGCCAACATTCCGATCTTTGCCATGTCCACGTACGCCACCGATTACGTTCTGGTCAAGAAGCAGGACCTGCAAAGGGCGTCCGATGCGCTCCGCATGGCCGGGCACGACATACAGTGATCGGACGAAAGTTCGTCGTCCAGCAGTTTCGGCACACCCGATGCAACCGGTAAATACTAGCGCGGCATTAGACGCGGCCAATGGAAGGGGATGCACTAGAGGTCAGGCTTTGCCCGGGAGGTCAGGGTGTGGAGCTCCATATGGGCGGGACCAAGTTCTTCTTTGATCCCCGTAGCACCCCCGACGACGGCGTCCATTGCATCTCCCACGCCCATTCGGACCACCTGCCCAGCGCCACCAAGAAGCTGGAAGGGCGGTCCATCGTCTGCTCGCCCATCACCGCGACGCTCGCCTCAAAAAGACTGAAGCGGCCGCTTGCCAAACCCATCGTCCCGTCCACCCATCCAGAGGTGGAAATGCTCAATGCCGGGCACATCGCCGGCTCCAACATGTTCCTGGTCCATGGGGAGAAGACCGTACTCTACACGGGGGACATGAGCACCAGGGACCGTTTCGGAATGGAGGGGGCGAGACCGGTCAAGACTGACATATTGATCATCGAGTCCACCTACGGGGACCCGTCATACAGCTTCCCGGCCACCGACAGGATCGCCCGGGTCATCAAGGACTGGGTGGAGGACTCGATGTCCAGCGGTTATTCTACCGCCCTTTTCGCCTATCCGCTAGGGAAATCACAGGAGCTGATCAGGATGCTGAGCGATTTCGAACCGTTCATCGAGGGCAGCGTTCTGGACTGCACCCGCCACATCGAATCGCACGGCGTGGAGTACTGTTATCGTCCTCTCGAACCTAACAGCGGATTCGACTCCCCCTGCGTGATGGTATGTTCCACCAACGCCAAGTACGGAATTACCAGCAGGATGAAGCGCAGTCAGTTGAGGACCGCCGCCGTATCGGGATGGGCGACCAGCTCGTCCTTCAAGTACCAGATGGGAGTGGATGAGGCGTTCCCCTTCTCAGACCACGCCGATTTCGAGGAGCTGATCGAGTTCGTCAAGGGCTGCGACCCGGAGGTCGTCTACACTCATCACGGTTCCGCCGATACCCTTGCGGAGGAGATCAAACGGCGCCTTGGCATCGAGGCGAAATCGCTTTTGCCGCCCCCGAAACAGCGCCGCCTGGGGGACTTCTAACCCCCAGTCATCCGGCCGACCGTTATTGATAGCGACAAGATGGGGAGCTGGTCTCAATATCGGTATTGACAACTGTCTAGCAACGCTGATAAACACTGACCCTCCTAGAGATAAATAATAAAGAGGATATTGAAAATGAGCGAGACCAGCTATAGGTCCAGCAGGGACAGGTCGTTCGATGATCTGGAATCAGTCGTACAGAGCATCGATATCATTCCTTCGATGAGCCCCAAGTTGAGCCGCATCGGTTCTTCAAGGCCGCGGAGGGACCGTAACGACATATCGGTGGTGGAGATCGGTTTCCGTAACTTCCGCAAGGGACAGCTGAACTTCCGCGAGTACGACCTCTACGAGTGATCAGCACTGTTGCTTGACCCACATCTTCGGGTACGTCCCCGCCGACATGAACACCCGGTCTGACCGGACCACATTCCCTTCCGCAGCCTTGAAGATGGATTCTGAATCCATCAGGGTGATCCCGAGCGCCACACCTTCTCCCTTTTGGGTGAACAACGCCACCGTGGCCCCTTTTGACACTCCCGGGTCCAACCGGATTATGCCGGCGGCCGCCAGGTCCGCTCCGTGACAGATCGCGTCCACCGCGCTGTCCTTGATGATTATCTTCGGCAATGGCTCCAGCAAGAGCTCGAACGGCATGACCATGGATTTCAGCTGGGAATCGTCCCGGTCCTCCTTCCAGGCCACGCAGGCATCCTTCAGTTCCTGCAGGGTGACGGAACCGTTCTCGGTCAGCGTGCCGGAACGGGTTCGTCTCAACGCTTCCATGTTGGCCCCGACACCCAGCGCTTCACCGATGTCGACCGCCAGCGTCCGGATGTAGGTGCCGGCATCGCATCCGACCCGGAACAGCACGTTCCGGCCTTCGATCTCGATCACGTTGATGTAATGGACCCGTCTAATCCGCAGCTGCCTCTTGACGGCGGCGCGGACCGGCGGCGTCTGGTAGATGTTCCCGACGAAGGTGGCTATGACCGCCAGGGCCTTCTCCCTGGGGACGTCCTTGTGGAGCTTGACGTGGCACACGTACTCCTTGTCGGAACGCAGCACCAGATCGGTGGCGCGGGTGGCCTTGCCGAGGGCGATGGGCAGCACCCCGCTCACGTGGGGGTCCAGCGTCCCGCCGTGGCCGATCCGTTTTATGCCCAGTATGTCCCGTACCCAGGCGGTGACCTGGTGGGAGGTCGGGCCCTGGACCTTGTCCAGGTCGATGACGCCGGCGGACAGCAGCTCCTCTATGGTGCGCTCGGAAGGCGCCTTCCCGGCCTTGAGCGAGCGCGGCGCCGCGTCCTTGATCAGCATTTTTGAGGCTTCCATTCCTCGACCTTCCCTATCATGATGTCCACGATCTGTTCCGGGGTCTTGTCCGCGGTGTCTATGACGACATCGTAGACATCCTCGCTCCTTATATCGATGCCATAGTAAGAAAGATACCGCACCGCTTCCGATTCCTCGCGCTC
This genomic stretch from Methanomassiliicoccales archaeon harbors:
- a CDS encoding MBL fold metallo-hydrolase encodes the protein MEGDALEVRLCPGGQGVELHMGGTKFFFDPRSTPDDGVHCISHAHSDHLPSATKKLEGRSIVCSPITATLASKRLKRPLAKPIVPSTHPEVEMLNAGHIAGSNMFLVHGEKTVLYTGDMSTRDRFGMEGARPVKTDILIIESTYGDPSYSFPATDRIARVIKDWVEDSMSSGYSTALFAYPLGKSQELIRMLSDFEPFIEGSVLDCTRHIESHGVEYCYRPLEPNSGFDSPCVMVCSTNAKYGITSRMKRSQLRTAAVSGWATSSSFKYQMGVDEAFPFSDHADFEELIEFVKGCDPEVVYTHHGSADTLAEEIKRRLGIEAKSLLPPPKQRRLGDF
- a CDS encoding ACT domain-containing protein — its product is MRLTLKVLDVTLAICQLEPGSEVEEWSDGTGIFSVMRTDDEVTVVCSEDLVPDGATCSKGWKCIRLIGHFDFTEVGILSQLALPLAGANIPIFAMSTYATDYVLVKKQDLQRASDALRMAGHDIQ
- a CDS encoding RNA-guided pseudouridylation complex pseudouridine synthase subunit Cbf5, which translates into the protein MEASKMLIKDAAPRSLKAGKAPSERTIEELLSAGVIDLDKVQGPTSHQVTAWVRDILGIKRIGHGGTLDPHVSGVLPIALGKATRATDLVLRSDKEYVCHVKLHKDVPREKALAVIATFVGNIYQTPPVRAAVKRQLRIRRVHYINVIEIEGRNVLFRVGCDAGTYIRTLAVDIGEALGVGANMEALRRTRSGTLTENGSVTLQELKDACVAWKEDRDDSQLKSMVMPFELLLEPLPKIIIKDSAVDAICHGADLAAAGIIRLDPGVSKGATVALFTQKGEGVALGITLMDSESIFKAAEGNVVRSDRVFMSAGTYPKMWVKQQC